A genome region from Planktothrix serta PCC 8927 includes the following:
- a CDS encoding VOC family protein, which produces MVLHCNEAFVTLADPKMEILVEFYAQFLGIQPLNHIPHRYAEFQLPSLRLGIFQPKSSHVSEFYSQGKTGMSLCLEVQNLEEAIAHLQVLGYPPPGKIITASHGREIYAYDPMGNRLILYQIHASSSEN; this is translated from the coding sequence ATGGTTTTACACTGCAATGAGGCGTTTGTCACCCTTGCTGACCCTAAAATGGAAATTTTGGTTGAGTTTTATGCTCAATTCTTGGGAATACAACCCCTAAACCATATTCCCCATCGTTATGCAGAATTTCAATTACCGAGTTTAAGATTGGGAATTTTTCAACCCAAATCTTCCCATGTTTCTGAATTTTATTCTCAGGGGAAAACAGGGATGAGTTTGTGTTTGGAAGTGCAGAATTTAGAAGAAGCGATCGCCCATTTACAAGTTCTTGGATATCCACCTCCTGGAAAAATTATAACCGCTTCTCATGGTCGGGAAATTTATGCCTATGATCCGATGGGAAACCGTTTAATTTTATATCAAATTCATGCCAGTAGTTCAGAAAACTAA
- the trpC gene encoding indole-3-glycerol phosphate synthase TrpC, producing MVFIRRRQPNPAVEVLSLRYQVAIPGAEPQNILEEIVWYKEKEITDLRERLPLEKLKQKVDTISTPRNFFEALKQSQTQPAVIAEVKKASPSKGVIREDFDPVAIAKSYQQGGASCLSVLTDKKFFQGSFDNLSKVRDVVDLPLLCKDFVIYPYQIYLARSYGADAVLLIAAVLSDQDLQYFLKIAKVLGMTALIEVHTLEELDRVLTLDGVNLIGINNRNLQDFSVDLQTTCQLLHSRHSELQSRDILVVSESGLHTREDLSLVTQAGARAVLMGESLMKQPDPGIALNQLIAT from the coding sequence ATGGTCTTTATTCGTCGTCGTCAGCCCAATCCCGCCGTTGAAGTGTTAAGCTTACGCTATCAGGTTGCTATCCCTGGTGCAGAACCTCAGAATATTTTAGAAGAAATTGTTTGGTATAAAGAAAAAGAAATTACCGACCTCCGGGAACGTTTACCCCTAGAAAAATTAAAGCAAAAAGTCGATACTATTTCTACCCCGCGTAACTTTTTTGAAGCCTTAAAACAGAGTCAAACTCAACCTGCGGTGATCGCTGAAGTCAAAAAAGCCTCCCCTAGTAAAGGAGTAATTCGAGAAGATTTTGACCCCGTTGCGATCGCAAAATCCTATCAACAAGGAGGCGCGAGTTGTCTATCAGTTTTAACCGATAAAAAATTCTTTCAAGGGAGTTTTGATAACTTATCCAAAGTTCGGGATGTTGTTGATTTACCCTTACTTTGTAAAGATTTTGTCATCTATCCCTATCAAATTTATTTAGCTCGATCTTATGGAGCAGATGCGGTTTTATTAATTGCTGCGGTTTTGTCTGATCAAGACTTACAATATTTTCTCAAAATTGCGAAAGTTTTGGGAATGACCGCCTTAATAGAAGTCCATACCCTCGAAGAATTAGATCGGGTATTAACCCTAGATGGCGTTAACTTAATTGGGATTAATAACCGCAATTTACAAGATTTCTCCGTTGATTTACAAACCACTTGCCAATTGTTACACAGCCGACATTCTGAATTACAATCCCGTGATATTTTAGTGGTGAGTGAATCAGGACTCCATACCCGTGAAGATCTAAGTTTAGTCACCCAAGCCGGGGCGAGAGCCGTTTTGATGGGAGAATCTTTGATGAAACAACCTGATCCAGGTATTGCATTAAATCAACTGATTGCCACTTAG
- the tftA gene encoding hormogonium tapered terminus morphoprotein TftA — MGRIFLSAGHGGFENGVRDPGTIAGGTTEAQEMIRIRDLVVSELRSRGFQVIVVPDDLSQTQTIDWINAHSQFGDIALEIQTGGSSNPSIRGVTAFYIAGNSQRKKDAESLLLSLLQQVPQLPNRGAKPDTETGLGSLIFTRWIAIPSLYMELGFLTNPTDRALIQSRRRDIAIGITNGLITWLNNGAISPIPTVPPGTPVYGSIGININGRRYGENGILVNGNAFIPIDLVDKLGLNLSQISNRVRRLRYNNIVYIRAIDLRNLGISVTWDNPNRSVVLRSNIRPYNSQMDQIMGNGLTTEVQLIMFIKTHDSDLINTVPQIAKLYREEASIEGVNHDIAFCQMCLETHFLQFGGILKPEQNNFGGLGSLGGASESASFPTAEIGIRAHIQHLKAYASHEPLVQDIVDPRFEFVTRGIAPYLQQLSGRWSDDPTYGDQILALVRRLYELSGLL; from the coding sequence ATGGGACGAATTTTTTTATCCGCAGGTCATGGAGGATTTGAAAATGGTGTAAGAGATCCCGGTACTATAGCAGGAGGGACAACGGAAGCCCAAGAAATGATTCGCATTCGGGATTTAGTCGTCAGCGAATTGCGTTCGAGGGGGTTTCAAGTGATTGTAGTTCCTGATGATCTCAGCCAAACTCAAACGATTGATTGGATTAATGCTCATTCTCAATTCGGAGATATTGCGTTAGAAATACAAACAGGAGGTTCTTCTAATCCTTCAATTCGGGGAGTAACTGCTTTTTATATAGCTGGAAATTCTCAACGCAAAAAAGATGCAGAATCTCTGTTATTATCCCTTTTGCAACAAGTTCCTCAACTTCCGAATCGAGGAGCAAAACCGGACACCGAAACGGGATTAGGAAGTTTAATTTTTACCCGTTGGATTGCAATTCCTTCCCTCTATATGGAATTAGGATTTCTAACAAATCCCACCGATCGCGCTTTAATTCAAAGCCGACGACGAGATATTGCCATTGGAATTACTAATGGACTGATTACTTGGTTAAATAACGGCGCTATAAGCCCTATTCCAACTGTTCCGCCAGGTACACCCGTTTATGGTTCTATTGGGATTAATATTAATGGTCGGCGCTATGGAGAAAATGGAATTTTAGTCAATGGAAATGCGTTTATTCCGATTGATTTAGTCGATAAATTAGGATTAAACCTCTCTCAAATTTCTAATAGAGTGAGAAGACTTCGATACAATAATATTGTTTATATTCGCGCGATTGATTTAAGAAATTTGGGCATTTCTGTAACTTGGGATAATCCCAATCGCAGTGTGGTTTTGCGTTCTAATATTCGTCCCTATAATAGTCAAATGGATCAGATTATGGGCAATGGGTTAACCACAGAAGTTCAACTGATTATGTTTATCAAAACCCATGATTCTGATCTGATCAATACTGTTCCTCAAATTGCCAAACTCTATCGAGAAGAAGCCAGTATTGAAGGGGTTAATCATGATATTGCCTTTTGTCAAATGTGTTTAGAAACCCACTTTTTACAATTTGGAGGAATCCTTAAACCCGAACAAAATAATTTTGGGGGTTTAGGAAGTTTAGGAGGAGCTTCTGAAAGCGCATCTTTCCCCACAGCCGAAATCGGAATTAGAGCACATATTCAACATTTAAAAGCCTACGCCAGTCATGAACCTTTAGTACAAGATATTGTCGATCCTCGGTTTGAATTTGTCACCAGAGGAATCGCCCCCTATCTACAACAATTAAGTGGTAGATGGTCAGACGACCCCACCTACGGCGATCAAATTTTAGCGTTAGTTAGAAGACTCTATGAACTATCAGGATTATTATAA
- a CDS encoding phosphoribosyltransferase: MGYPARTQSTNTILIALGISEVATLPYNGQYRGDAIAEGLQMLFTPLFRDRTHAGQELAKEILLQMSLEHPKEDRKIVVYALPRGGVPVAFPIAERLQSPLSVIVAKKITLPDNPELALGGVTSDGYVLWSKRKPPNFSLQQRMLQEAQTKAKQAWDNLSPSCPDVNPQGALALIVDDGIATGMTMAVAAKALKVHQPLAIWICVPLAPLELIPYMQQWCDRVIVLKTPHPFLSVSRFYEEFEQVETETALSYLQQQIWLK, translated from the coding sequence ATGGGTTACCCCGCCCGTACCCAGTCAACTAACACCATTTTAATTGCACTGGGAATTTCTGAAGTTGCAACTCTCCCCTACAACGGTCAATATAGAGGTGATGCGATTGCCGAGGGCTTGCAGATGTTATTCACACCCCTATTTAGAGATCGAACTCATGCGGGTCAGGAATTAGCAAAAGAAATTTTGTTACAGATGAGTTTGGAGCACCCGAAGGAGGACAGGAAAATCGTTGTTTATGCTTTACCGCGTGGGGGTGTACCCGTTGCTTTCCCCATTGCTGAACGTTTACAGTCTCCTTTGAGTGTAATTGTGGCCAAAAAAATCACCCTCCCCGATAACCCAGAATTGGCTTTGGGTGGGGTCACATCCGATGGTTATGTGCTGTGGTCAAAACGAAAACCCCCTAATTTTAGTCTTCAACAGAGGATGTTACAAGAGGCTCAGACGAAAGCCAAACAAGCCTGGGATAATTTATCTCCCAGTTGTCCTGATGTCAACCCTCAAGGCGCATTAGCACTAATTGTAGATGATGGAATTGCGACCGGAATGACGATGGCCGTTGCTGCGAAGGCGTTAAAAGTTCATCAACCCTTGGCGATTTGGATTTGTGTCCCCCTCGCGCCCCTAGAATTAATTCCCTATATGCAGCAATGGTGCGATCGCGTTATTGTGTTAAAAACTCCCCATCCGTTTCTCAGTGTCAGTCGGTTTTATGAAGAATTTGAACAAGTTGAAACAGAAACAGCCTTATCGTATTTGCAACAACAAATCTGGCTAAAATAA
- a CDS encoding ATP-dependent nuclease produces the protein MHIKEIQIKNFKSFQDVKIQLNSDINIFTGKNNSGKTTILEVVSLWHECFNKLIRQAGRGTTNYRRGDYILGNTQEKYFPFEEINSVCNPNFEDIFYQCDKTKKIEIYTELENQDEQIKIGFKIGASGLNYIIELINFKTYDFEKFNSFFRNLPYPIGLYYASPVLAIRQREKFVTPPQLREVIQKRESATVLRNRLYSLYHQQQDLSLYNNFISDLSYILFNNQEQIEFFTSSDIQKDTRVIVNYKLNSRDSEKDIALLGSGTLQIIEILLNLYYYEQRTDMNLVLLDEPDSHIHRDIQQRLLEILTRFSNQNQLLITTHNEAIIRHSSLNHLFHLDQNSAENYYKPLSHTEIQRLGERFKGIYPIPTNPIISSLGSPNGLDFINAIEADHLIFVEGEDDARAIDLLLQKSVSPRNTKKYVFWVLNGISHVFKEILHYKTVFSAIKNTRTLWEKSVLIIDRDFLIDEDCVKLAQQMEVKLGLKTYIPQAYTFEAILLMKLDLLSRLLVKWIKNKYSQDIDQEELLRFLNTAYQNIRHDLEEKYFNDECLKETAHKYIAIKQSLNTIFNYKFITKNEVDLTILCKNYIKNTLENQEYFKLTRKEDVEKILNEALQVYSISFNIETDFLDLLKTVDRSVWFEEWNFLRTL, from the coding sequence ATGCACATCAAGGAAATTCAGATTAAAAACTTTAAATCTTTTCAAGATGTCAAGATTCAATTAAATTCTGATATCAATATTTTTACTGGTAAAAATAATTCAGGTAAAACAACTATTCTGGAAGTCGTTTCTCTGTGGCATGAATGCTTTAATAAATTGATTCGTCAGGCAGGGCGAGGAACTACAAACTATAGAAGAGGAGATTATATTCTGGGGAATACTCAGGAAAAATATTTCCCTTTTGAAGAAATCAATAGCGTTTGTAATCCTAATTTTGAAGATATTTTTTATCAATGTGATAAAACTAAAAAAATAGAAATTTATACAGAATTAGAAAATCAAGATGAACAGATAAAAATAGGGTTTAAAATCGGAGCTTCTGGATTAAATTATATTATTGAACTCATTAATTTTAAGACTTATGACTTTGAAAAGTTTAATAGCTTTTTTAGGAATTTGCCTTACCCTATAGGATTATACTACGCTTCCCCTGTGTTAGCCATTCGTCAACGAGAGAAATTTGTGACTCCTCCTCAACTTCGAGAAGTGATTCAAAAGAGAGAGTCGGCAACGGTACTGCGTAATCGTTTATATTCTTTATACCATCAGCAACAAGATTTATCATTATATAATAATTTTATTTCTGATTTGTCTTATATTTTGTTTAATAATCAAGAACAAATCGAGTTTTTTACTTCCAGCGATATTCAGAAAGATACTAGGGTAATTGTCAATTACAAACTCAATAGTAGAGATAGCGAGAAAGATATTGCTTTATTGGGAAGTGGTACATTACAGATTATAGAAATTTTGTTAAATTTATATTATTATGAACAGAGAACTGATATGAATCTGGTTTTGCTTGATGAACCGGATAGTCATATTCACAGGGATATTCAACAGCGTTTACTAGAAATACTCACGAGGTTTTCTAACCAAAATCAATTATTAATCACGACCCATAATGAAGCCATCATTCGGCATTCATCCCTAAATCATTTATTTCATTTAGATCAAAATAGTGCAGAAAATTATTATAAACCCCTGAGTCATACTGAAATCCAGAGGTTAGGCGAGCGTTTTAAGGGTATTTATCCGATTCCGACAAATCCTATCATCAGTTCTTTAGGAAGTCCCAATGGTTTAGACTTTATTAATGCTATTGAAGCTGATCACTTAATTTTTGTGGAAGGTGAAGATGATGCTAGAGCAATTGATTTGCTTTTGCAAAAAAGTGTATCTCCTAGAAATACGAAAAAATATGTTTTTTGGGTATTAAATGGAATTAGCCATGTTTTTAAAGAAATACTACACTATAAAACAGTTTTTTCTGCTATCAAAAATACTAGAACTCTCTGGGAAAAATCTGTTTTAATTATAGATAGGGATTTTTTGATAGATGAAGATTGTGTAAAACTTGCTCAACAAATGGAAGTAAAACTAGGTTTAAAAACTTATATTCCACAAGCTTATACGTTTGAAGCGATTTTGCTGATGAAATTAGATTTACTCAGTCGTTTATTAGTCAAATGGATTAAAAATAAGTATTCCCAGGATATCGATCAAGAAGAACTTTTGAGATTTTTGAATACTGCATATCAGAATATAAGACACGATTTAGAAGAAAAATATTTTAATGATGAATGTCTTAAGGAAACAGCGCACAAATATATAGCGATTAAACAAAGTCTGAATACAATATTCAACTATAAATTTATTACTAAAAATGAAGTTGATCTCACTATTTTATGTAAAAACTATATCAAAAATACTCTGGAAAATCAAGAGTATTTTAAACTCACTAGAAAAGAAGATGTTGAAAAAATATTAAATGAAGCTTTACAAGTGTATAGTATTTCATTTAATATAGAAACTGATTTTCTGGATTTACTTAAAACTGTAGATAGATCAGTTTGGTTTGAAGAGTGGAACTTTCTAAGAACACTGTAA